A genomic segment from Malus domestica chromosome 05, GDT2T_hap1 encodes:
- the LOC103434419 gene encoding uncharacterized protein, translating to MKPSSRYSSYDARSSTSSHFSDPSSSTELKLPVSSRAVVKSKPSDPNISTMVKKFMEKRSTSKAKPINPTGLVIPSDLIAGGLKKPAKNGSGSNFAALGRKLFGKGAGTTSSDKKKEVKALTEVKGNTRTLAMVLRSERELLNLNKEQEVEIVELKLMIQEKNREVDKLKDLCLKQREEIKSLKSAILFPDVMNSQLQELLEKQGSELKQAKQVIPNLQRQVCSLTGQLQCLAEDLAEVKADKGSVGACLRRDDTSPRTPTYDDKEYSNSLEFSSGEPASPGSPDDMFLKDLNPCLTPFPKTKSKEFDEMGYNSPYRHDESLSENNMEFGFNSCSRKLSRSSDCCQKTATESRIAQGNRRSGDAKQTHGKQIHRRFI from the exons ATGAAGCCCTCGTCGCGGTACAGCTCGTACGATGCGCGTTCCTCGACCTCCTCGCACTTCTCCGACCCCTCGTCTTCCACAGAGCTCAAGCTCCCAGTTTCCTCACGCGCCGTCGTCAAATCCAAGCCCTCGGATCCCAATATCTCCACGATGgtgaaaaagttcatggaaaagcGGTCgacttccaaggccaagccgatTAACCCGACGGGGCTGGTGATTCCGTCGGATCTGATCGCGGGCGGATTGAAAAAGCCGGCTAAAAACGGGTCGGGATCGAATTTTGCGGCGCTGGGGAGGAAGCTGTTTGGGAAAGGAGCGGGAACGACCTCGTCGGATAAGAAAAAGGAGGTGAAAGCGTTGACTGAGGTAAAAGGGAACACCAGGACGCTGGCCATGGTGTtgaggagtgagagagagctcTTGAATTTGAATAAGGAGCAAGAAGTTGAAATTGTCGAGCTTAAATTGATGATTCAAGAAAAGAACAGAGAA GTGGATAAACTGAAGGATTTGTGTTTGAAGCAaagggaagaaatcaaatcGTTGAAGAGCGCAATTTTGTTCCCGGATGTTATGAATTCTCAGCTTCAAGAGCTGTTGGAGAAGCAGGGGTCAGAACTGAAGCAAGCAAAACAAGTAATCCCAAATCTTCAAAGGCAGGTTTGTTCTCTTACCGGTCAGCTTCAGTGCCTTGCAGAGGATCTTGCAGAG GTGAAGGCAGATAAAGGTTCAGTTGGGGCATGTCTTCGACGTGATGACACTTCTCCAAGAACTCCAACTTATGATGACAAAGAATACTCTAATTCTCTT GAGTTCAGCTCTGGTGAACCAGCCAGCCCTGGTAGTCCAGATGACATGTTCCTGAAGGATTTGAATCCTTGCTTGACCCcatttccaaaaacaaaatccaag GAATTTGATGAGATGGGCTACAACTCCCCATATCGACATGATGAAAGCTTATCTGAAAACAATATGGAGTTTGGATTTAACTCTTGTTCCAGGAAGTTGTCCAGAAGTTCTGATTGTTGCCAGAAGACAGCAACAGAAAGCAGAATAGCACAAGGAAATAGGAGATCGGGTGATGCCAAACAAACTCATGGAAAACAAATTCACCGTAGATTTATCTAG
- the LOC103434420 gene encoding PLASMODESMATA CALLOSE-BINDING PROTEIN 5-like, whose protein sequence is MSSTFLWVLLPFLFLALTPQRSGGQLDQEWCIADEQTPDEELQMAMKWACEAGGADCSKIQENQECFWPNTTQHHASYAFNNYYQRFKQQGATCYFNSAALVTALDPSDNSCKFEYLP, encoded by the exons ATGTCTTCTACTTTCCTTTGGGTTCTGCTACCTTTCCTATTTTTGGCTCTAACTCCACAAAGATCTG GTGGGCAGCTAGATCAGGAATGGTGCATAGCAGATGAGCAGACCCCGGATGAGGAGCTGCAAATGGCAATGAAGTGGGCGTGTGAAGCGGGAGGTGCAGACTGCAGCAAGATACAAGAAAACCAAGAATGCTTCTGGCCTAATACTACGCAGCACCATGCCTCTTATGCCTTCAACAATTACTATCAAAGATTCAAGCAGCAAGGAGCAACTTGCTACTTCAATTCTGCCGCATTGGTCACTGCCCTTGATCCAA GTGATAATTCGTGCAAGTTTGAGTATCTTCCTTGA
- the LOC103434418 gene encoding FAS1 domain-containing protein SELMODRAFT_448915-like, translating into MDRRSLFILVVLFLLWESAPPLQVHALNSTDVQAAVTDMRSKSYYGFAILLQMLNATSQPYRTLTFLMPSDSELSASPISIDHLEDFLISHAVPMPLLLNDFLHFPTGSLIPSGVENKMIRINNRGRANFVVNNAHIVTPNICQNSYIKCHGIDAVIKYDNGSSISS; encoded by the coding sequence ATGGATCGAAGGTCTTTGTTCATCCTCGTCGTTCTCTTCCTGCTTTGGGAATCAGCACCCCCCCTGCAGGTCCACGCTCTCAACTCCACTGATGTGCAGGCAGCAGTGACGGATATGCGATCAAAGTCCTACTACGGATTTGCCATTCTTCTGCAGATGCTAAATGCCACATCACAGCCATACCGAACGTTAACTTTCTTGATGCCTAGTGACTCAGAGTTATCAGCATCCCCAATATCAATAGACCATCTTGAAGATTTCTTGATCAGCCATGCTGTCCCAATGCCGCTCCTATTGAATGACTTTCTACATTTTCCGACAGGGAGTCTCATTCCATCTGGCGTTGAGAACAAGATGATCAGAATCAACAATCGTGGGAGAGCCAATTTCGTTGTCAACAATGCACATATTGTCACACCAAATATTTGCCAGAACTCGTACATTAAGTGCCATGGAATTGATGCAGTAATTAAGTATGACAATGGGTCTTCTATAAGTAGCTAA
- the LOC103434422 gene encoding CASP-like protein 2B1: MSYLGVGVSPGNVPVYHGTNLKVIDRRVRVAELVLRCVICGLGVVAAALVGTDTQIKEIFTVQKKAKFTDMKALVFLVVANGIVAAYSLVQVMRCVVSMVRGNVLFSKPIAWIIFSGDQVMAYVSVAAVGAAAQSAVFAKLGQPELQWMKICNMYDKFCNRVGEGIASALLVSLSAVLLSCVSAFNLFRLYGGNTNKTAARW; this comes from the exons ATGAGCTACTTGGGTGTTGGTGTGAGTCCTGGGAATGTTCCGGTGTATCACGGCACCAACTTAAAAGTAATTGATCGGAGGGTGAGGGTGGCCGAGTTGGTTTTGAGGTGTGTAATCTGCGGTCTAGGAGTTGTTGCTGCTGCTCTTGTAGGGACTGATACTCAGATCAAAGAGATCTTCACTGTCCAGAAGAAAGCTAAATTTACGGACATGAAAGCTCTTGT GTTTTTGGTGGTGGCTAATGGGATAGTTGCTGCCTACTCTTTGGTGCAAGTGATGCGTTGTGTTGTGAGCATGGTTAGAGGCAATGTGCTCTTCAGCAAGCCCATAGCTTGGATCATTTTCTCGGGCGATCAG GTGATGGCATATGTGAGTGTGGCAGCAGTAGGAGCTGCGGCACAGTCGGCGGTGTTTGCGAAGTTGGGGCAGCCAGAGCTGCAATGGATGAAGATATGCAATATGTATGACAAGTTTTGCAACCGAGTTGGGGAGGGAATTGCCAGCGCTTTATTAGTCAGTCTAAGCGCAGTGCTGCTCTCGTGTGTTTCTGCTTTCAATCTCTTCCGCTTGTACGGTGGCAACACGAACAAGACCGCCGCCAGGTGGTAG
- the LOC103434417 gene encoding transcriptional adapter ADA2b produces the protein MGRSRGNFHSDEDPTQRSRRKKNASIGENLESSAAGQGTSEGKRDYHCNYCNKDITGKVRIKCCMCPDFDLCIECFSVGAEVTSHKSNHSYRVMDNLSFPLICPDWNADDEILLLEASEMYGLGNWAEVAEHVGTKSKEQCIEHYTNVYLNSQYFPLPDMSHVVGKNRKELLAMAKGHGEDKKGFPTLGDHNLKEESPFSPSRTKVEDTHKGGPSGRLMSSMNSDVESGLRSSGANVAAAAAAGNKKPSNMAQVNDAPGVIKLEDPHAERKGKKPSSLGSKGPSLVEMSGYNAKRQEFDPEYDNDSEQLLADMEFKDTDTDEERELKLKVLRIYAKRLDERKRRKDFILERNLLYPNPFEKDLSPEERAICRRYDVFMCFHSKEEHDELLHTVISEHRTLKRIQELKEARAAGCRTSVEADRYLLQKRRREAEENARRAKESGQVGPSSQGGPNLFISSESVGIGKDSNIRPAGQATSGSASEMDIMGFYGSDLLSEAEKRLCREIRLAPPVFLKIQEVISIEIFSGRVSKRSDVHHLFKIEPNKIDRVYDMLVKKGVAQP, from the exons ATGGGTCGTTCTCGTGGAAACTTTCACTCTGATGAGGACCCCACTCAAAG ATCAAGGAGAAAAAAGAATGCATCCATTGGAGAAAATTTAGAGTCTTCAGCCGCAG GTCAGGGAACAAGTGAAGGAAAAAGGGATTACCACTGCAATTATTGCAATAAAGACATCACAGGGAAGGTCCGAATCAAGTGTTGTATGTGCCCTGATTTTGACCTGTGTATAGAGTGTTTTTCTGTTGGAGCTGAGGTGACATCCCACAAAAGCAACCACTCTTACAGGGTTATG GACAATTTATCTTTCCCACTTATTTGCCCAGACTGGAATGCAGATGATGAAATACTACTCCTGGAG GCATCTGAAATGTATGGATTGGGGAACTGGGCTGAAGTTGCTGAGCATGTTGGGACGAAGAGCAAAGAGCAATGTATAGAACACTACACAAATGTTTATTTGAACTCACAGTACTTTCCTCTTCCG GACATGTCACATGTTGTTGGAAAAAATAGAAAGGAGCTTCTTGCTATGGCTAAAGGGCATGGTGAGGACAAGAAAG GATTTCCTACGCTGGGGGATCATAATTTGAAGGAGGAATCTCCATTTTCTCCTTCAAGAACCAA AGTGGAAGATACGCACAAAGGTGGCCCTTCTGGCCGTTTAATGTCTAGCATGAACTCTG ATGTAGAATCTGGACTTCGCTCTAGTGGTGCAAACgtggcagcagcagcagcagctggtAACAAGAAACCATCCAACATGGCCCAGGTTAATGATGCTCCTGGTGTCATTAAACTGGAAG ATCCTCATGCAGAAAGGAAAGGGAAGAAACCAAGTTCTTTGGGGAGTAAGGGTCCTTCTTTAGTGGAGATGAGTGGCTATAATGCCAAAAGGCAGGAGTTCGATCCTGAATACGATAACGATTCTGAGCAGCTATTGGCTGACATGGAGTTTAAGGATACTGACACTGATGAGGAGCGTGAGCTGAAGTTAAAAGTGTTGCGAATCTATGCAAAGAG ACTTGATGAGAGGAAGCGTAGAAAGGATTTCATACTAGAAAGAAATTTATTATATCCTAATCCTTTTGAGAAGGACCTATCACCTGAAGAAAGGGCTATATGTCGACGATATGATGTCTTCATGTGTTTCCATTCCAAGGAAGAGCATGACGAATTACTTCACACAGTTATTTCAGAGCATCGCACTTTGAAAAGAATTCAAGAACTTAAG GAAGCCAGAGCTGCTGGTTGCCGTACATCGGTGGAGGCAGATAGATATCTTTTACAGAAACGAAGAAGGGAAGCTGAAGAAAATGCTCGCAGAGCAAAGGAAAGTGGGCAAGTTGGTCCAAGCAGTCAGGGAGGTCCAAATTTGTTCATCTCCTCGGAGTCTGTTGGCATTGGCAAGGACTCAAATATAAGGCCAGCTGGACAAGCCACTTCAGGCTCTGCCAGCGAAATGGATATAATGGGATTTTATGGATCAGATTTACTGTCCGAAGCT GAGAAACGCCTCTGCAGAGAGATTAGATTGGCACCACCCGTTTTCCTTAAGATACAAGAAGTTATATCAATTGAAATCTTCAGTGGCAGAGTCAGTAAACGATCAGATGTCCATCACCTATTCAAGATTGAACCTAATAAGATCGACAGGGTTTATGACATGCTCGTGAAAAAGGGTGTCGCTCAGCCTTGA